A stretch of Mastomys coucha isolate ucsf_1 unplaced genomic scaffold, UCSF_Mcou_1 pScaffold1, whole genome shotgun sequence DNA encodes these proteins:
- the Tmem81 gene encoding transmembrane protein 81, producing the protein MKTGAIVFILRSLVLITYLPTYLLTTQTQEDIPEEIKRAVGRVIVNTTACSVTCGPGYKEQTDCEVGPDGVRRDCKVQRLECLTNWICGMLHFTILQGETFELNCLSSGILESGQKGFRFTWKLARGIISINDELFKPFKANSPFLLFIPAYEYNSGTYRCDVELLRNLKIVKRLYFGLRVLSPDLVKLNFQESLTENQKLIDEGWEVNLDNESKPHLPVWQKKVTSALGIGIAAGVVGGVLVSVVVFRVLGGSRNLSSL; encoded by the coding sequence ATGAAGACTGGGGCCATCGTTTTTATCCTCAGGAGTCTGGTATTGATAACCTATCTGCCAACCTACCTGTTGACGACACAAACACAGGAGGACATCCCTGAGGAGATAAAACGAGCTGTGGGGAGAGTCATTGTCAATACCACAGCATGCAGTGTTACATGTGGCCCCGGCTACAAGGAACAGACCGACTGTGAGGTGGGTCCTGATGGAGTGAGGAGGGACTGCAAAGTCCAGCGTTTGGAGTGTCTGACCAACTGGATCTGTGGGATGCTCCATTTCACCATTCTCCAGGGGGAGACATTTGAGCTGAACTGTCTCAGCTCAGGCATCCTGGAGTCGGGGCAGAAAGGTTTCCGCTTTACCTGGAAGCTTGCTCGGGGCATCATCTCTATTAATGATGAGCTTTTTAAACCCTTCAAAGCCAACTCCCCCTTCCTACTGTTTATACCAGCCTATGAGTATAACTCTGGGACATATCGATGTGATGTGGAGCTGCTAAGAAACTTGAAAATTGTCAAGAGGCTCTATTTTGGGCTGAGGGTCCTTTCTCCAGATTTGGTAAAACTAAATTTCCAGGAGTCCCTTACTGAGAATCAGAAGTTGATAGACGAAGGCTGGGAAGTTAATCTGGACAACGAGTCTAAGCCTCACCTCCCAGTGTGGCAAAAGAAAGTGACATCGGCCTTGGGCATAGGGATCGCAGCTGGAGTGGTTGGCGGTGTGTTGGTGAGCGTTGTTGTCTTCAGAGTCCTGGGAGGCAGCAGGAACCTCAGCAGCTTATAA
- the Cntn2 gene encoding contactin-2, whose amino-acid sequence MGTPARKKPSLLLLLLATVSLASPGWSFAQGTPATFGPVFEEQPVGLLFPEESAEDQVTLACRARANPPATYRWKMNGTDMNLEPGSRHQLMGGNLVIMSPTKAQDAGVYQCLASNPVGTVVSKEAVLRFGFLQEFSKEERDPVKTHEGWGVMLPCNPPAHYPGLSYRWLLNEFPNFIPTDGRHFVSQTTGNLYIARTNASDLGNYSCLATSHLDFSTKSVFSKFAQLNLAAEDPRLFAPSIKARFPPETYALVGQQITLECFAFGNPVPRIKWRKVDGSLSPQWATAEPTLQIPSVSFEDEGTYECEAENSKGRDTVQGRIIVQAQPEWLKVISDTEADIGSNLRWGCAAAGKPRPMVRWLRNGEPLASQNRVEVLAGDLRFSKLSLEDSGMYQCVAENKHGTIYASAELAVQALAPDFRQNPVRRLIPAARGGEISIPCQPRAAPKATILWSKGTEILGNSSRVTVTLDGTLIIRNISRSDEGKYTCFAENFMGKANSTGVLSVRDATKITLAPSSADINVGDNLTLQCHASHDPTMDLTFTWTLDDFPIDFDKPGGHYRRASVKETIGDLIILNAQLRHGGKYTCMAQTVVDGASKEATVLVRGPPGPPGGVVVRDIGDTTVQLSWSRGFDNHSPIAKYTLQARTPPSGKWKQVRTNPVNIEGNAETAQVLGLMPWMDYEFRVSASNILGTGEPSGPSSKIRTKEAVPSVAPSGLSGGGGAPGELIINWTPMSREYQNGDGFGYLLSFRRQGSSSWQTARVPGADAQYFVYSNDSIHPYTPFEVKIRSYNRRGEGPESLTAIVYSAEEEPKVAPAKVWAKGSSSSEMNVSWEPVLQDMNGILLGYEIRYWKAGDKEAAADRVRTAGLDSSARVTGLYPNTKYHVTVRAYNRAGTGPASPSADTMTMKPPPRRPPGNISWTFSGSSLSLKWDPVVPLRNESTITGYKMLYQNDLHPTPTLHLTSKNWIEIPVPEDIGHALVQIRTTGPGGDGIPAEVHIVRDGGTSMMVESAAVRPAHPGPVFSCMAILMLTGCQKL is encoded by the exons ATGGGAACACCGGCCAGGAAAAAGCCaagcttgctgctgctgctgctagccACAGTGTCCCTGGCCTCTCCAG GATGGAGTTTTGCCCAAGGAACCCCAGCTACCTTTGGACCCGTCTTTGAAGAGCAACCTGTTGGCCTGCTATTCCCAGAGGAGTCTGCAGAAGATCAGGTGACGCTGGCGTGCCGTGCCCGAGCTAACCCTCCAGCCACCTATAG GTGGAAGATGAACGGCACAGATATGAACCTGGAACCTGGCTCCCGTCACCAGCTGATGGGGGGCAACCTGGTCATCATGAGCCCCACCAAAGCACAGGATGCTGGTGTCTACCAGTGCCTAGCCTCCAACCCAGTGGGCACTGTCGTCAGCAAAGAAGCTGTCCTCCGCTTCGGCT TTCTACAGGAATTCTCCAAGGAGGAGAGAGACCCCGTGAAAACCCACGAGGGCTGGGGGGTGATGCTGCCCTGTAACCCACCTGCCCACTACCCAG GTTTGTCGTACCGCTGGCTCCTCAATGAGTTCCCCAACTTCATCCCGACGGATGGGCGTCACTTCGTGTCCCAGACCACAGGGAACCTGTATATCGCCCGCACCAATGCCTCCGACCTGGGCAACTACTCTTGCCTGGCTACCAGCCACCTGGACTTCTCCACCAAGAGTGTCTTCAGCAAATTCGCGCAGCTCAACCTGGCTGCTGAAG atCCCCGGCTCTTTGCTCCTAGTATCAAAGCCCGGTTCCCCCCAGAGACCTATGCACTGGTTGGGCAGCAGATCACCCTGGAGTGCTTTGCCTTCGGGAA CCCTGTTCCCAGGATCAAGTGGCGCAAAGTGGACGGTTCCTTGTCCCCTCAGTGGGCCACAGCAGAGCCCACCCTGCAGATCCCCAGCGTGAGCTTTGAAGATGAGGGTACCTATGAGTGTGAGGCAGAGAACTCCAAGGGCCGTGACACTGTCCAGGGACGCATCATCGTGCAAG CTCAGCCTGAGTGGCTAAAGGTGATCTCAGATACAGAAGCCGACATTGGCTCCAACTTACGTTGGGGCTGTGCAGCAGCAGGCAAACCCCGGCCCATGGTGCGCTGGCTGAGAAACGGGGAGCCTCTGGCCTCCCAG AACCGGGTGGAGGTCTTGGCTGGGGACCTGCGATTCTCTAAGCTGAGCCTGGAGGACTCCGGCATGTACCAGTGTGTGGCAGAAAACAAGCATGGCACCATCTATGCCAGTGCTGAGCTGGCTGTACAAG CTCTGGCCCCAGACTTCAGGCAGAACCCTGTGAGGCGGCTGATCCCTGCAGCTCGAGGGGGAGAGATCAGCATCCCGTGCCAGCCCCGTGCGGCTCCAAAAGCTACAATACTTTGGAGCAAGGGTACTGAGATTTTGGGGAACAGTAGCAG AGTGACTGTCACTTTGGATGGCACCTTGATTATCAGAAACATCAGTCGATCGGATGAAGGCAAATATACCTGCTTTGCCGAGAACTTCATGGGCAAAGCCAACAGCACCGGGGTCCTGTCTGTGCGAG ATGCGACCAAGATCACACTAGCTCCTTCCAGTGCTGACATCAATGTGGGTGATAACCTGACTCTACAGTGCCATGCCTCGCATGACCCCACTATGGACCTCACGTTCACCTGGACCCTGGACGATTTCCCTATTGACTTCGATAAGCCTGGAGGTCACTACCGGAGGGCCAGTGTG AAGGAGACCATCGGGGACCTGATTATCCTAAATGCCCAGCTACGCCATGGAGGGAAGTACACATGCATGGCTCAGACAGTGGTGGATGGTGCATCCAAGGAGGCCACAGTCCTGGTCCGAG GTCCCCCGGGCCCCCCAGGGGGCGTGGTGGTGAGAGACATTGGAGACACCACTGTTCAGCTTAGCTGGAGTCGTGGCTTTGACAATCACAGCCCCATCGCCAAGTATACGCTGCAGGCTCGGACTCCACCCTCAGGGAAATGGAAGCAGGTTCGGACCA ATCCTGTGAATATCGAAGGCAATGCCGAGACTGCCCAGGTGCTGGGTCTCATGCCTTGGATGGACTATGAGTTTCGGGTTTCGGCTAGCAACATCTTGGGCACTGGGGAGCCCAGTGGCCCCTCCAGCAAAATCCGCACAAAGGAAGCAG TCCCCTCTGTGGCACCATCGGGACTCAGTGGAGGGGGAGGAGCCCCTGGAGAGCTCATCATCAACTGGACT CCCATGTCACGGGAGTACCAGAATGGAGACGGCTTCGGCTACCTGCTGTCCTTCCGCAGGCAAGGCAGCTCCAGTTGGCAGACCGCCCGGGTGCCTGGCGCCGATGCCCAGTACTTCGTCTACAGCAATGACAGCATCCATCCGTATACACCCTTTGAGGTCAAGATCCGAAGCTACAATCGCCGGGGGGAGGGGCCTGAGAGCCTCACTGCGATAGTGTACTCAGCAGAGGAAG AGCCCAAGGTGGCCCCTGCCAAGGTCTGGGCCAAGGGGTCCTCATCCTCAGAGATGAACGTGAGCTGGGAGCCTGTGCTACAAGACATGAACGGCATCCTCCTGGGGTATGAG ATTCGCTACTGGAAAGCCGGGGACAAAGAGGCAGCTGCTGACCGAGTGAGGACGGCGGGGCTAGACTCCAGTGCCCGAGTCACCGGCCTTTACCCCAACACCAAGTACCACGTAACTGTGAGGGCCTACAACCGGGCTGGCACTGGGCCGGCTAGCCCTTCAGCCGATACCATGACCATGAAGCCTC CGCCCCGGCGACCTCCAGGCAACATCTCTTGGACTTTCTCAGGCTCCAGTCTCAGCCTTAAGTGGGACCCTGTGGTTCCTCTCCGAAATGAATCTACAATCACTGGCTACAAG ATGCTGTATCAGAATGACCTGCATCCAACTCCTACGCTGCACCTCACCAGCAAGAACTGGATAGAGATACCAGTCCCTGAAGACATCGGCCACGCTCTGGTACAGATTCGAACCACGGGGCCTGGAGGGGATGGGATCCCAGCAGAAGTCCACATTGTGAGAGATGGAG GCACAAGCATGATGGTGGAGAGCGCAGCCGTCCGCCCTGCCCATCCTGGCCCCGTGTTCTCCTGCATGGCCATACTGATGCTCACCGGCTGCCAGAAACTCTGA